The following proteins come from a genomic window of Streptomyces sp. NBC_00539:
- a CDS encoding ATP-binding protein: MRDPMSALTDAFTSFLFGKVETTRLPVRTSTGQAQAVYLPTAAPGLGDSGVIIGREVYSGKGYIYDPFQLYGQQLPAPHWLVLGESGNGKSALEKTYVLRQLRFRDRQVVVLDAQGEDGVGEWNLIAQQLGITPIRLDPIAANDDGIRLNPLDPAITTTGQLALLRTIIEVAMGHGLDERSGFALKVAHAYVVETIIDRQPVLTDIVEQLRHPKPESAEAMNVDIDDVRAWGLDVALVLDRLVDGDLRGMFDGPTTVGIDLDAPLIVFDLSHIDRNSIAMPILMAIVGVWLEHTWIRPDRKKRIFLVEEAWHIINSPFVAQLFQRLLKFGRRLGLSFVAVVHHLSDVVDGAAAREAAAILKMASTRTIYAQKADEARATGRVLGLPRWAVEIIPTLTPGIAVWDVNGNVQVVKHLITEAERPLVYTDRAMTESSAPQLPDDLLAAELEAEQRALHMERHRNGGPGSATTVA; this comes from the coding sequence ATGCGCGATCCCATGTCCGCCCTGACGGACGCCTTCACCAGCTTCCTCTTCGGCAAGGTCGAAACCACCCGCCTGCCCGTACGCACCTCGACCGGCCAGGCCCAAGCCGTCTACCTGCCCACCGCCGCCCCCGGTCTCGGCGACTCCGGCGTCATCATCGGCCGCGAGGTCTACAGCGGCAAGGGCTACATCTACGACCCCTTCCAGCTCTACGGGCAACAGCTCCCCGCCCCCCACTGGCTGGTCCTCGGCGAATCCGGCAACGGCAAGTCCGCCCTGGAGAAGACCTACGTCCTGCGCCAGCTCCGCTTCCGCGACCGACAGGTCGTCGTCCTCGACGCCCAGGGCGAAGACGGCGTCGGCGAATGGAACCTCATCGCCCAGCAGCTGGGGATAACCCCCATCCGCCTGGACCCCATCGCCGCCAACGACGACGGGATCCGCCTCAACCCCCTCGACCCGGCGATCACCACCACCGGGCAGCTCGCGCTGCTCCGCACCATCATCGAAGTCGCCATGGGACACGGCCTGGACGAACGCTCCGGCTTCGCCCTCAAGGTCGCGCACGCCTACGTCGTCGAAACGATCATCGACCGCCAGCCCGTCCTCACCGACATCGTCGAACAGCTGCGCCACCCCAAACCCGAATCCGCCGAAGCGATGAACGTCGACATAGACGATGTCCGCGCCTGGGGCCTCGACGTCGCCCTCGTCCTGGACCGCCTCGTCGACGGCGACCTGCGCGGCATGTTCGACGGCCCCACCACCGTCGGCATCGACCTCGACGCGCCGCTCATCGTCTTCGACCTGTCCCACATCGACCGCAACTCCATCGCGATGCCGATCCTCATGGCGATCGTCGGCGTCTGGCTGGAACACACCTGGATCCGCCCCGACCGCAAGAAGCGCATCTTCCTGGTCGAAGAGGCCTGGCACATCATCAACAGCCCCTTCGTCGCACAGCTGTTCCAGCGCCTCCTCAAGTTCGGCCGCCGCCTCGGCCTGTCCTTCGTCGCCGTCGTCCACCACCTCTCCGACGTCGTGGACGGAGCAGCCGCCCGGGAGGCCGCCGCCATCCTCAAAATGGCCTCCACCCGCACCATCTACGCCCAGAAGGCAGACGAAGCCCGCGCCACGGGCCGCGTCCTCGGCCTGCCCCGCTGGGCCGTCGAAATCATCCCGACCCTCACCCCGGGCATCGCCGTCTGGGACGTCAACGGCAACGTCCAGGTCGTCAAACACCTGATCACCGAAGCCGAACGCCCCCTCGTCTACACCGACCGCGCCATGACGGAATCCTCAGCCCCCCAACTCCCCGACGACCTGCTGGCCGCCGAACTCGAAGCGGAACAGCGCGCCCTCCACATGGAACGCCACCGCAACGGCGGCCCCGGCTCGGCGACCACGGTGGCGTAG
- a CDS encoding type VI secretion protein, which yields MPDPRRTDPSARPGGIPDGVLVGLLAFLLGLAVLIWSTTGLAALFAKGAWPDTVTFTRTPTAVRALITHPHDIPGAWPDTDPASLSGWGLFWGLFISQLLILLVLGIFTLGVITRTKARSQNPAAPSAPPTPAPAHHPAPPHHPAPPAFEARGPGGSAPSTQPAPGTGTAPNPAPPAFEAQGPGGSAPSTQPAPGTGTAPNPAPPAFEAQGPGGSAPSTQPAPGTGTGTGTGTGTRLAYAPPATRDHAARTFLDSAEGAALVVTSSPTLWSETRDARAKLGPVLLYDPSHLCDTPAPARMHWNPTTGCADRDTAAARAVALLAPVRPTARMDAALADTAETLLRSWLHAAALDDRPFKQLHRWAQGTHAQDPVRILRTHPGATPGAAGALESALTAHPQRREQAQHLTARALSCLSSVHIRDACNPNRTDSLTLASFVPEGGTLYVVGEPLEDPRTHPGAMPLLTALAASVVEHGRRMAARSSHGRLDPPLTLVLDDVAAVAPIPQLPELLQDDTLPLLALCRSREQARARWPEAVEFTPAGPHHHR from the coding sequence ATGCCCGACCCACGCCGTACGGACCCCTCCGCCCGCCCCGGCGGCATCCCCGACGGAGTCCTGGTCGGCCTCCTGGCCTTCCTCCTCGGCCTGGCCGTCCTGATCTGGTCGACCACCGGCCTGGCCGCCCTCTTCGCGAAGGGCGCCTGGCCGGACACGGTCACCTTCACCCGCACCCCGACGGCCGTCCGCGCCCTGATAACGCACCCCCACGACATCCCCGGGGCCTGGCCCGACACCGACCCCGCCTCCCTGTCCGGCTGGGGCCTCTTCTGGGGCCTCTTCATCAGCCAGCTCCTGATCCTCCTGGTCCTCGGCATCTTCACCCTCGGCGTCATCACCCGCACGAAAGCCCGATCACAAAATCCGGCCGCCCCCTCAGCCCCGCCAACCCCAGCCCCGGCACACCACCCAGCCCCGCCGCACCACCCAGCCCCGCCGGCGTTTGAGGCGCGGGGGCCTGGGGGCAGCGCCCCCAGCACTCAACCCGCGCCCGGCACCGGCACGGCCCCAAATCCAGCCCCGCCGGCGTTTGAGGCGCAGGGCCCGGGGGGCAGCGCCCCCAGCACACAGCCCGCACCCGGCACCGGCACGGCCCCAAATCCAGCCCCGCCGGCGTTTGAGGCGCAGGGCCCCGGGGGCAGCGCCCCCAGCACACAGCCCGCGCCCGGCACCGGCACCGGCACCGGCACCGGCACCGGCACCCGCCTGGCCTACGCCCCACCGGCCACCCGCGACCACGCGGCCAGGACCTTCCTCGACTCCGCAGAAGGCGCGGCCCTCGTCGTCACCTCCTCCCCCACCCTCTGGTCGGAGACCAGGGACGCCCGCGCCAAACTCGGCCCCGTCCTCCTCTACGACCCCTCACACCTGTGCGACACCCCCGCACCGGCCCGCATGCACTGGAACCCCACCACCGGCTGCGCGGACCGCGACACCGCCGCCGCCAGAGCGGTCGCCCTGCTGGCCCCCGTCCGCCCCACGGCCCGCATGGACGCCGCCCTCGCCGACACCGCCGAAACACTCCTCCGCAGCTGGCTCCACGCCGCAGCCCTCGACGACCGCCCCTTCAAGCAGCTCCACCGCTGGGCCCAAGGCACGCACGCGCAGGACCCGGTCCGCATCCTGCGCACCCACCCCGGGGCCACCCCCGGCGCGGCCGGCGCACTCGAAAGCGCCCTCACCGCACACCCCCAACGCCGCGAGCAGGCCCAGCACCTGACGGCCCGTGCCCTGTCCTGCCTCAGCTCGGTCCACATCCGCGACGCGTGCAACCCGAATCGAACGGATTCGCTGACCCTGGCATCGTTCGTCCCCGAGGGGGGAACCCTCTACGTGGTGGGTGAACCCCTGGAAGACCCCCGTACCCACCCGGGTGCGATGCCCTTGCTGACCGCACTCGCCGCGAGCGTGGTCGAGCACGGCCGTCGCATGGCTGCAAGGTCATCCCACGGTCGGCTCGACCCACCACTCACCCTCGTCCTGGACGACGTCGCCGCGGTCGCCCCCATCCCGCAGCTCCCCGAGCTCCTCCAGGACGACACGCTCCCCCTCCTCGCCCTTTGCCGGAGCAGGGAACAGGCCCGCGCCCGCTGGCCGGAGGCCGTCGAGTTCACCCCCGCCGGCCCCCACCACCACCGCTGA
- a CDS encoding GNAT family N-acetyltransferase, protein MNEHVIRAVRGDEWKQAKELRLLALRDPAAAIAFLETLEQAEAQPDEFWQGRTERASQGRGARQFIAEAADGQWNGSVTLLVEPGGVPDYFGEAVEQEQGHVVGVFVRAEQRGTGLTEALFRAALEWAWSLEEPPLERVRLFVHEENARAEAFYRRFGFRESGLTVPMPGDAGGAREREYVLRRP, encoded by the coding sequence ATGAACGAACACGTGATACGGGCGGTACGGGGCGACGAGTGGAAGCAGGCGAAGGAGCTGAGGCTCCTCGCGTTGCGGGATCCGGCGGCGGCGATCGCCTTCTTGGAAACGCTGGAGCAGGCGGAGGCGCAGCCGGACGAGTTCTGGCAGGGGCGCACGGAGCGGGCGAGTCAGGGGCGGGGCGCGCGGCAGTTCATCGCGGAAGCCGCGGACGGGCAGTGGAACGGCTCGGTGACGCTGCTGGTCGAGCCCGGCGGCGTGCCGGACTACTTCGGTGAGGCGGTCGAGCAGGAGCAGGGACACGTGGTCGGCGTGTTCGTGCGGGCCGAGCAGCGGGGCACCGGGCTGACCGAGGCGTTGTTCCGGGCCGCGCTGGAATGGGCGTGGTCGCTGGAGGAGCCGCCGCTGGAGCGCGTACGGCTGTTCGTGCACGAGGAGAACGCGCGGGCCGAGGCGTTCTACCGGCGGTTCGGCTTCCGGGAGAGTGGCCTGACCGTGCCGATGCCGGGGGATGCGGGCGGGGCGAGGGAGCGGGAGTACGTGCTCCGGAGGCCGTAA
- a CDS encoding MFS transporter, producing MGAGRALGRQFGWLWAAYAVSTLGTWLAFDAFPLIAVLVLHAGTTQVSVLAAAGLAVGAVVAVPLGPWVEFRRKRPVMVAMDLVRFAALMSVPAAFALGWLSFAQLLVVSILVGAADIAFTAAGGACLKSLVGPEDLLVANGRFESTNWTASVLGPPLGGAAIGLLGPVMTVTANAVSYLLSAVGIRAIGGQEPPPRQTAVPPRLRVGDLLDGWRYILRDSALRPLFANTILVSGLIMATQPLLAVLMLGRLGFAPWQYGLAFAVPCIGGLIGSRLAPRLVARYGRHRVMFTTGVLRACWLLGLVFIGPGTAGLVLVMVVEFGLITCMGVFNPVFATFRLERTPAGRVARTLSAWSVSSKATIAALTALWGLLAGLTSPRLAIALAGLLIMTTPFLLPRQDRTPRAEEEPSRFDGVAGEL from the coding sequence ATGGGGGCCGGGCGGGCTTTGGGGCGGCAGTTCGGGTGGTTGTGGGCGGCGTACGCGGTCAGCACCCTCGGGACGTGGCTCGCGTTCGACGCGTTTCCCCTGATCGCGGTCCTCGTTCTGCACGCCGGGACGACCCAGGTGTCGGTGCTGGCGGCCGCGGGACTGGCGGTCGGTGCGGTGGTGGCGGTGCCGCTCGGCCCGTGGGTGGAGTTCCGGCGGAAGCGGCCGGTGATGGTCGCGATGGACCTGGTCCGGTTCGCGGCGTTGATGAGTGTCCCCGCGGCGTTCGCGCTCGGTTGGCTGAGCTTCGCCCAGCTCCTGGTCGTGTCGATCCTCGTCGGGGCGGCCGACATCGCCTTCACCGCGGCCGGCGGCGCATGCTTGAAATCGCTCGTGGGGCCGGAGGACCTGCTCGTTGCCAACGGGCGGTTCGAGTCGACGAACTGGACCGCCTCCGTGCTCGGTCCGCCCCTCGGTGGTGCCGCGATCGGGTTGCTCGGTCCGGTGATGACCGTGACGGCCAACGCGGTGAGCTACCTGCTCTCGGCGGTGGGGATCCGCGCGATCGGCGGCCAGGAGCCGCCGCCCAGGCAGACCGCGGTACCACCGCGGTTGCGCGTCGGCGACCTGCTCGACGGGTGGCGGTACATCCTGCGCGACTCCGCGCTGCGGCCGCTGTTCGCCAACACCATCCTGGTCAGCGGCCTGATCATGGCGACCCAGCCGCTGCTCGCCGTCCTCATGCTCGGACGCCTCGGGTTCGCACCCTGGCAGTACGGTCTGGCCTTCGCCGTGCCCTGCATCGGCGGTCTGATCGGCTCACGCCTCGCCCCGCGGCTCGTCGCCCGGTACGGGCGCCACAGGGTCATGTTCACGACCGGGGTGCTGAGGGCGTGCTGGCTGCTCGGGCTGGTCTTCATCGGCCCCGGCACGGCCGGGCTGGTGCTCGTCATGGTCGTCGAGTTCGGGCTGATCACCTGCATGGGAGTGTTCAACCCGGTGTTCGCCACCTTCCGGCTCGAGCGGACCCCGGCAGGCCGGGTCGCCCGCACCCTGTCCGCGTGGTCCGTCTCCAGCAAGGCCACGATCGCCGCACTGACCGCTCTCTGGGGGCTGCTGGCCGGGCTCACCAGCCCGCGCCTCGCGATCGCGCTCGCCGGACTCCTCATCATGACGACCCCCTTCCTGCTGCCCCGGCAGGACCGGACGCCCCGGGCCGAGGAGGAGCCGAGCCGTTTTGACGGTGTGGCGGGGGAGCTGTAG
- a CDS encoding YceI family protein, with product MTTGIAELTGDYVLDPAHTRIGFVARHAMVTKVRGAFHQFEGTAHLDGTDPARSSGQVAVKVESIDTGVEQRDQHLRTNDFLDAPNYPEITFRSTSVEPRSDNEYRVTGDLTIKDTTRPVTIDFEYTGHAVDPYGNLRVGLEGSVTISRQEFGVTWNAALEGGGVLVGDKVVLEFDISAIKQG from the coding sequence ATGACCACCGGCATCGCAGAGCTCACCGGGGACTACGTCCTCGACCCGGCCCACACCCGAATCGGCTTTGTCGCCCGCCACGCCATGGTGACGAAGGTCCGCGGAGCATTCCACCAGTTCGAGGGCACCGCTCACCTGGACGGCACCGATCCGGCCCGCTCCAGTGGCCAGGTGGCGGTGAAGGTCGAGAGCATCGACACCGGCGTCGAACAGCGCGACCAGCACCTGCGCACCAACGACTTCCTGGACGCTCCCAACTACCCCGAGATCACGTTCCGCAGCACCTCGGTCGAGCCGCGCTCCGACAACGAATACCGCGTCACCGGCGACCTGACCATCAAGGACACCACCCGCCCGGTCACCATCGACTTCGAGTACACCGGCCATGCCGTCGATCCCTACGGCAACCTCCGCGTCGGCCTGGAGGGATCGGTGACCATCTCCCGTCAGGAGTTCGGGGTGACCTGGAACGCGGCCTTGGAAGGCGGCGGTGTCCTGGTCGGCGACAAGGTCGTCCTGGAGTTCGACATCTCCGCGATCAAGCAGGGGTAA
- a CDS encoding NUDIX hydrolase: protein MEHDVELPLGVPGEVWTVGAVILNHSGKAFAQRRSPHRRLFPHTWDIVGGHVEDGETLLEALAREIEEETGWRLRHVRRFLGTSTWTGDDGAGVRHEADYLVEVEGDLDHPRLEWSKHSAYGWFGPDNLEPLKENRLPGEFLVHDLIARALQGRPHKPLAGFRRAVTPA, encoded by the coding sequence GTGGAACACGACGTCGAGCTACCCCTCGGCGTACCTGGGGAGGTCTGGACCGTAGGGGCCGTCATCCTCAATCACAGCGGCAAAGCCTTCGCCCAAAGGCGAAGTCCCCATCGCCGGCTCTTCCCCCATACCTGGGACATCGTGGGAGGTCACGTCGAGGACGGCGAGACCCTGCTGGAGGCTCTGGCGCGGGAGATCGAGGAAGAGACCGGTTGGCGCCTTCGCCACGTGCGGCGTTTCCTCGGTACCAGCACCTGGACCGGAGACGACGGCGCCGGAGTCCGTCACGAAGCCGACTATCTCGTCGAGGTCGAGGGCGACCTGGACCATCCCAGGCTGGAATGGTCCAAGCACTCCGCCTACGGGTGGTTCGGCCCCGACAACCTTGAACCGCTCAAGGAGAACCGCCTGCCCGGAGAGTTCCTGGTCCATGATCTCATCGCCCGAGCCCTGCAAGGTCGCCCGCACAAGCCCCTAGCCGGGTTCCGCAGGGCTGTTACCCCTGCTTGA
- a CDS encoding MarR family winged helix-turn-helix transcriptional regulator, whose protein sequence is MGETDGTTPVHEPSLDEQIAVYQREFQDLDPQVEKVVSALSRLNRRMNVAYGRQTAALGISNAEWEVLKALVISGAPYRMGPSELAKQLGLTPAAMTHRIDRMTAERLVTRERDESNRVRVIVELTDEGRSKWLDAMRAATVFEEDLLQDLSTAERGVLGDMLTRLLDRVEDLQARG, encoded by the coding sequence ATGGGTGAAACCGACGGCACGACCCCCGTCCACGAGCCGAGCCTCGACGAGCAGATCGCCGTCTACCAGCGCGAGTTCCAGGACCTCGACCCCCAGGTCGAGAAGGTGGTCTCGGCACTGAGCCGGCTGAACCGCCGCATGAACGTCGCGTACGGACGCCAGACCGCGGCCCTGGGCATCAGCAACGCGGAGTGGGAGGTCCTCAAGGCCCTCGTCATCTCCGGAGCCCCGTACCGGATGGGCCCGAGCGAGCTCGCGAAGCAGCTGGGACTGACCCCGGCGGCGATGACGCACCGGATCGACCGCATGACGGCGGAGAGACTCGTCACCCGGGAGCGGGACGAGTCGAACCGCGTCCGCGTGATCGTGGAGCTGACGGACGAGGGCCGCAGCAAGTGGCTCGACGCGATGCGGGCGGCCACGGTCTTCGAAGAGGACTTGCTCCAGGACCTCTCGACGGCCGAACGCGGCGTGTTGGGCGACATGCTCACCCGCCTGTTGGACCGCGTGGAGGACCTCCAAGCCAGGGGTTGA
- a CDS encoding MFS transporter, whose amino-acid sequence MGAAMRRIQAGNALIAFGIGFTVPFLYIYVAQVRGLGSMAATSAFVAFALGALIALPFTGRVIDQRGPVPVVMGAAVAASAGALSLGLSTGVVPILLSALALGAGQAVMQPALATMIVWCSTPSTRTRAFALQFFMQNLGLGIGGLIGGQIVDVGHPDSFTLLFGIEAVMFLVLAGVIATVRMPHAPSIKDAVPKDPGAGGGWKRMLRHRAMVKLLVLGFVIFFACYGQFESGLAAFGTEAAGISPSTLGFALAANTGAIVVAQFVVLKLVEKRRRSRVIALVGVIWTGAWVIAGFSGLGHGSALMAAGAFVATYALFGIGEAMLSPTLAPLVADLAPEGSVGQYNSAFALVKQMALALGPLGVPLGAGVPMLYIGVFIAVSLGIAWLALRIGTQLTPVQDNPSLAKVAVPAGPVVDPVAVPVAVQVSERVTA is encoded by the coding sequence ATGGGCGCTGCGATGCGGCGGATCCAGGCCGGCAACGCGTTGATCGCGTTCGGCATCGGCTTCACGGTTCCGTTCCTCTACATCTATGTGGCGCAGGTGCGAGGTCTGGGCTCCATGGCCGCCACGAGCGCGTTCGTGGCCTTTGCTCTGGGTGCTCTGATCGCGCTGCCCTTCACCGGTCGCGTCATCGACCAGCGAGGGCCGGTCCCGGTCGTGATGGGGGCGGCGGTGGCCGCGTCCGCCGGTGCGCTGTCGCTGGGGCTGTCCACCGGGGTCGTGCCGATCCTGCTGTCGGCCCTGGCGCTCGGCGCCGGGCAGGCCGTGATGCAGCCCGCGCTGGCCACGATGATCGTGTGGTGCTCGACCCCGTCCACCCGGACGCGGGCCTTCGCCCTCCAGTTCTTCATGCAGAACCTGGGGCTGGGCATCGGCGGTCTCATCGGTGGCCAGATCGTGGATGTCGGCCACCCGGACAGCTTCACCCTGCTCTTCGGCATCGAGGCCGTGATGTTCCTGGTGCTGGCGGGCGTGATCGCCACCGTGCGGATGCCGCACGCGCCGAGCATCAAGGACGCCGTGCCGAAGGACCCGGGGGCCGGGGGCGGCTGGAAGCGGATGCTGCGGCACAGGGCCATGGTCAAGCTGCTGGTGCTGGGCTTCGTGATCTTCTTCGCCTGTTACGGGCAGTTCGAGTCCGGGCTCGCCGCCTTCGGGACCGAGGCCGCCGGTATCTCCCCGTCGACCCTGGGCTTCGCGCTCGCCGCCAACACGGGGGCGATCGTCGTCGCGCAGTTCGTGGTGCTCAAGCTGGTCGAGAAGCGCCGCCGTTCCCGGGTCATCGCGCTGGTCGGTGTGATCTGGACCGGGGCCTGGGTCATCGCCGGGTTCTCGGGGCTGGGGCACGGCAGTGCGCTGATGGCAGCCGGTGCGTTCGTCGCGACGTACGCGCTCTTCGGCATCGGTGAGGCCATGCTGTCGCCGACGCTGGCGCCGCTGGTGGCGGATCTGGCGCCGGAGGGTTCCGTGGGTCAGTACAACTCGGCGTTCGCGCTGGTCAAGCAGATGGCGTTGGCGCTCGGGCCGCTGGGTGTACCGCTGGGTGCGGGCGTGCCGATGCTGTACATCGGGGTTTTCATCGCCGTCTCGCTCGGGATCGCGTGGCTGGCGCTGCGGATCGGCACGCAGCTGACTCCGGTGCAGGACAACCCGTCGCTGGCCAAGGTCGCGGTGCCGGCCGGGCCGGTCGTCGATCCGGTCGCCGTGCCGGTCGCCGTGCAGGTGTCCGAGCGCGTGACTGCGTAG
- a CDS encoding ATP-binding SpoIIE family protein phosphatase, protein MNFTRWSARFPGTQRRAAARTEHAAAQAKRGEGSVPAARGAAAHSPAPPDGAPAEPTVRGTGTAPLTAVPSLDELSAREVLGLLPALVALVHGPEHRVAYVNDAYTTGFGARTTGAPAHVALPELGELGLLPLLDQVQRSGKPRTAKNRSAPGGASSYTVTCTPVAFPKAGPDGETDPHHTGVLVHLADVTDHAEAAERLRASERRQREAAVTLQRSLLPQELEQPDDLRIAATYQPGGTEAAVGGDWYDVITLGAGRTALVIGDVMGRGVRAAAVMGQLRTAVRAYARLDLPPHEVLQLLDGLAAEIDASQIATCVYAVHDPNEGLLAYASAGHLPLLVRDEDGTVRRAADPTGPPLGTGGWLHTSGTIALGPGSTAVLYTDGLVERRGEDIDEGVAALERALSGAQGTPAVICDRLMRALGVDADHDDDVAVMVLQQPARTGADAELFHNAALELLGGVEAAPRARAFAQGVLASWRFPVELCDLGVLAASELVANSLQHGTPPMRLRLRRTDRRLIVEVTDGDDHLPRRRRAEPGDETGRGISIVATIASSWGTRRTPGGGKAVWCEFALPDK, encoded by the coding sequence GTGAACTTCACGCGCTGGAGCGCACGGTTCCCCGGAACGCAGCGCCGCGCCGCCGCCCGGACCGAACACGCCGCCGCCCAGGCCAAACGGGGTGAGGGCTCCGTCCCGGCGGCCCGCGGCGCGGCCGCCCACTCCCCTGCGCCCCCGGACGGAGCCCCCGCCGAACCCACCGTCCGCGGTACCGGAACCGCCCCCCTCACCGCCGTGCCGTCCCTCGACGAACTCTCCGCGCGGGAAGTCCTCGGCCTGCTCCCCGCCCTCGTCGCGCTGGTCCACGGCCCCGAACACCGCGTCGCCTACGTCAACGACGCCTACACCACCGGCTTCGGCGCCCGCACCACCGGCGCCCCCGCCCACGTCGCCCTCCCCGAACTCGGCGAGCTCGGCCTGCTCCCGCTCCTCGACCAGGTCCAGCGCAGCGGCAAGCCCCGTACCGCCAAGAACCGCTCCGCGCCGGGCGGCGCCAGCTCGTACACCGTCACCTGCACCCCCGTCGCCTTCCCCAAAGCCGGCCCCGACGGCGAAACCGACCCCCACCACACCGGTGTCCTGGTCCACCTCGCCGACGTCACCGACCACGCCGAAGCCGCCGAACGCCTGCGCGCCAGCGAACGACGCCAGCGCGAGGCCGCCGTCACCCTCCAGCGCTCCCTCCTCCCCCAGGAACTGGAACAGCCCGACGACCTGCGCATCGCCGCCACCTACCAGCCCGGCGGCACCGAAGCCGCCGTCGGCGGCGACTGGTACGACGTCATCACCCTCGGCGCCGGCCGCACCGCCCTCGTCATCGGCGACGTCATGGGCCGCGGCGTCCGCGCCGCAGCCGTCATGGGCCAGCTGCGCACCGCCGTCCGCGCCTACGCCCGCCTCGACCTGCCGCCCCACGAGGTGCTCCAGCTCCTCGACGGCCTCGCCGCCGAGATCGACGCCAGCCAGATCGCCACCTGCGTCTACGCCGTCCACGACCCCAACGAAGGCCTGCTCGCCTACGCCTCCGCCGGCCACCTCCCCCTCCTGGTCCGCGACGAGGACGGCACCGTACGCCGCGCCGCCGACCCCACCGGCCCGCCGCTCGGCACCGGCGGCTGGCTGCACACCTCCGGCACCATCGCGCTCGGCCCCGGCTCCACCGCCGTCCTCTACACCGACGGCCTCGTCGAACGCCGCGGCGAGGACATCGACGAGGGCGTCGCCGCCCTCGAACGCGCCCTCTCCGGCGCCCAGGGCACCCCGGCCGTCATCTGCGACCGCCTGATGCGCGCCCTCGGCGTCGACGCCGACCACGACGACGACGTCGCCGTCATGGTCCTCCAGCAGCCCGCCCGCACCGGCGCGGACGCCGAGCTCTTCCACAACGCCGCCCTCGAACTGCTCGGCGGAGTCGAGGCGGCCCCCCGCGCCCGCGCCTTCGCCCAGGGCGTCCTGGCCTCCTGGCGCTTCCCCGTCGAGCTGTGCGACCTCGGGGTCCTGGCCGCCAGCGAACTCGTGGCCAACTCCCTCCAGCACGGAACCCCACCCATGCGCCTGCGGCTGCGCCGCACCGACCGCCGCCTGATCGTCGAGGTCACCGACGGCGACGACCACCTCCCGCGCCGCCGCCGCGCCGAACCGGGCGACGAGACCGGCCGCGGCATCTCCATCGTCGCCACGATCGCCTCCAGCTGGGGCACCCGCCGCACCCCCGGCGGCGGCAAGGCCGTCTGGTGCGAATTCGCCCTGCCGGACAAATAG